A stretch of Lactuca sativa cultivar Salinas chromosome 6, Lsat_Salinas_v11, whole genome shotgun sequence DNA encodes these proteins:
- the LOC111904980 gene encoding extensin-like, whose amino-acid sequence MADYNKRSPLGPRVLSEEQQAALDTLDQPANRGKRVVKKEKEEEKESKPKSSKGKSGDEETSRSKPKKFKKMANRPKGESSPGPDNVEEQEEETEDPHVSTREPTPPKSPTPPPSPKITHIPTPPASPKITELPTPPPSPKIQTPPPSPKQKVPLSVPTDTPPITTEPTSLPTSTIISSVPISTTQLSTPLITESITTTIFQIPVKVNVSDTGATTVIDTPVINIPPSPTPSSTSGATLGEDDEDYDSL is encoded by the exons ATGGCCGATTACAACAAAAGATCTCCTCTTGGTCCAAGGGTTCTGTCTGAAGAACAACAAGCTGCCTTGGATACTTTGGATCAACCTGCTAATAGAGGAAAAAGGGTTgtgaagaaagaaaaagaagaagagaaggagagtAAACCAAAATCTTCGAAAGGAAAGTCTGGTGACGAAGAAACTTCTCGATCAAAACCTAAGAAGTTTAAGAAGATGGCTAACAGGCCCAAGGGAGAATCTTCTCCTGGACCTGATAATGTTGAAGAACAGGAAGAAGAAACAGAAGATCCTCATGTTTCCACCAGAGAGCCAACCCCTCCAAAGTCTCCAACTCCACCACCATCTCCTAAAATTACTCACATTCCAACTCCACCAGCATCTCCCAAAATTACAGAACTTCCCACTCCTCCACCGTCTCCTAAAATTCAAACCCCACCTCCATCACCGAAACAGAAAGTTCCACTTTCTGTTCCTACCGATACACCACCTATTACAACAGAACCAACTTCTCTACCCACTTCAACCATCATTTCTTCTGTTCCTATCTCAACTACCCAATTATCAACTCCACTTATAACCGAATCCATCACTACCACCATTTTCCAAATCCCTGTAAaggtcaatgtatctgatacaggggctaCTACTGTGATTGATACACCAGTTATAAACATACCACCATCACCAACCCCATCCTCTACCTCTGGTGCTACTCttggtgaagatgatgaggaCTATGATTCCCT ATAA